Proteins from a single region of Sinorhizobium alkalisoli:
- a CDS encoding uracil-DNA glycosylase, translated as MISANDLSTSELAALLAFHAEAGVEWLLEDAPVDRLAEFEAMKARRAEGRAAPQARQSTPTGTQRTQPAVPASRTRDHAAPPSAPPSVAIPDEQAIGEARFAAESARSLAELRSAMEAFTGCNLRNSARNLVFVEGNASSAVMIIGPMPYADDDRDARPFAGRHGDMLNRMLVAIGLSRDDVLLSNAIPWRPPGNRVPSSREADICRPFIERQIALAEPRHVLLLGNFTARFFYGGSETIHQMRGQWRELAAGGHAAPAMATLHPQDLVTAPINKRFAWQDLLAFKARIGA; from the coding sequence ATGATCTCGGCCAATGACCTCTCCACTTCCGAACTCGCCGCCCTCCTCGCCTTCCATGCCGAGGCGGGCGTCGAATGGCTGCTGGAAGACGCACCGGTCGACCGGCTGGCGGAGTTCGAGGCCATGAAGGCGAGGCGCGCCGAGGGGCGCGCCGCGCCGCAGGCCAGGCAGTCGACCCCCACGGGCACACAGAGAACGCAACCAGCAGTTCCCGCCAGCCGGACAAGAGATCACGCCGCACCGCCTTCAGCACCACCGAGCGTCGCCATACCCGACGAACAGGCGATCGGCGAGGCGCGCTTTGCCGCCGAGAGCGCACGGTCGCTCGCCGAACTGCGCAGTGCGATGGAGGCCTTTACCGGCTGCAACCTGAGAAACAGCGCCCGCAACCTGGTTTTCGTGGAGGGCAATGCCAGCTCCGCCGTTATGATCATTGGGCCGATGCCCTATGCTGATGACGACCGCGATGCTCGTCCGTTCGCCGGCAGACACGGCGACATGCTGAACCGCATGCTCGTCGCCATCGGGCTTTCGAGGGACGACGTGCTGCTCAGCAATGCCATACCTTGGCGGCCGCCGGGCAATCGCGTGCCAAGCAGCCGCGAGGCGGACATCTGCCGTCCCTTCATCGAGCGACAGATCGCCCTTGCCGAACCCAGGCATGTGCTCCTCCTCGGCAATTTTACCGCACGGTTCTTTTACGGCGGTAGCGAGACGATCCATCAGATGCGGGGGCAGTGGCGGGAACTCGCCGCCGGCGGTCACGCCGCGCCGGCAATGGCAACGTTGCACCCGCAGGACCTGGTTACCGCGCCGATCAACAAGCGCTTCGCCTGGCAGGATCTGCTGGCCTTCAAGGCCAGAATCGGAGCCTGA
- a CDS encoding Hsp70 family protein has product MASALGLDFGTTNSVLAVAEGASTRSIVMESPAGKADTTRTALSFLKNPGPLPLRIEAGQAAIREFIDNPGECRFLQSFKTFAASALFHGTLVFAKRYDFEDLMHGFLARLREYGGGEWSDSLRRIVVGRPVQFAGANPDETLAIERYNRALLRFGFPEVHFVYEPVAAAFYFAQKLERDATVLVADFGGGTTDYSIIRFERGAGRLTATPIGHSGVGIAGDHFDFRIIDNIVSPLIGKGSLFKSFDKLLEVPSSYYANFGRWNQLSIFKTLRDFTELRKLVRSSLEPEKLEAFMDLVEHDEGYPLYQAVSATKMRLSLDEETEFYFPPLGERSRRMVRRKDFEGWIAPDLARIEEALDTVLAKTATPPGEIDRIFLTGGTSFVPAVRRLFENRFSEERIECGGELLSIAHGLALIGEREDIATWTAR; this is encoded by the coding sequence ATGGCATCCGCACTCGGCCTCGATTTCGGGACCACCAATTCCGTACTGGCCGTGGCAGAAGGCGCCTCCACTCGCTCCATCGTCATGGAAAGCCCCGCCGGCAAAGCCGATACGACCCGAACGGCGCTTTCCTTCCTGAAAAATCCGGGTCCTCTCCCCTTGCGGATAGAAGCGGGGCAGGCAGCGATAAGAGAGTTCATCGACAATCCCGGCGAGTGCCGTTTCCTGCAATCGTTCAAGACCTTTGCCGCAAGCGCGCTGTTTCATGGCACGCTCGTCTTCGCGAAGCGGTATGATTTCGAAGATCTGATGCATGGCTTCCTTGCCCGTCTGCGGGAATATGGCGGTGGCGAATGGAGCGACAGCCTTCGACGGATCGTCGTCGGCCGACCCGTACAGTTTGCCGGGGCCAATCCCGACGAAACGCTGGCGATCGAACGCTACAATCGCGCACTGCTGCGTTTTGGTTTTCCGGAGGTGCATTTTGTTTATGAACCGGTCGCGGCCGCCTTCTACTTCGCACAAAAGCTTGAGCGCGACGCAACCGTGCTTGTCGCCGATTTCGGCGGCGGTACTACCGATTACTCGATCATCCGCTTCGAACGCGGGGCCGGGCGGCTGACCGCAACGCCGATCGGGCATTCCGGAGTGGGCATCGCCGGGGATCACTTCGACTTCCGCATCATCGACAATATCGTCTCCCCGCTCATCGGCAAAGGGAGTCTCTTCAAAAGCTTCGACAAACTGCTTGAAGTGCCGTCGAGCTATTATGCCAATTTCGGCCGGTGGAACCAGTTGTCGATCTTCAAAACATTGAGAGACTTCACCGAGTTGAGGAAGCTCGTCCGTTCGAGCCTCGAGCCGGAGAAGCTGGAGGCCTTCATGGATCTCGTCGAGCACGATGAGGGCTATCCGCTCTACCAGGCGGTCTCGGCCACGAAGATGCGCCTATCGCTGGACGAGGAGACCGAGTTCTACTTTCCGCCGCTTGGGGAGCGATCACGCCGGATGGTGCGACGCAAGGATTTCGAGGGCTGGATCGCGCCCGACCTGGCCCGCATCGAAGAAGCCCTCGACACGGTGCTGGCGAAGACCGCGACGCCTCCCGGCGAGATAGACCGGATTTTCCTGACCGGCGGCACCTCGTTCGTGCCGGCCGTCCGCCGGCTGTTCGAGAATCGCTTCAGCGAGGAACGAATCGAATGCGGCGGCGAACTCCTGTCGATCGCCCATGGCCTGGCGCTTATCGGCGAACGCGAGGATATCGCGACCTGGACAGCGCGTTGA
- a CDS encoding MFS transporter, with the protein MLANFASVFSLMLSTLLMMVAFGLQSYVIPVRSVAEDWSTLTVSVFATGYTLGFTLSCVVTPKFVLRVGHVRVFTALMTLLSVAILMCGLIVDWRAWIGFRAVSGFAIAGSYLVIESWLNERVTNENRGLLFSLYLITTMIGTIAGQYLVPLGDPTNTSLFILCGVLFSLALLPTALSSSPMPAAPTQANFDLPGLFRRSPVAVVGGFLAGALSGAWLNLGGVFTQKIGLSTSEGATLLAAVLAGSALSQIPIGRASDRMDRRIVMIACGLFGFVSCLVTALAIGSGAWILYALAGCVGMVLFPIYALNVAHANDLAQPDEFVKISSGLMITYGLGTISGPLVVGPVMDAFGPAALFIVLAVYFALYAGYAAWRIGQREQHEGLVAKTDFQATTVLPTPGPDVTNPLAQQEAGPIIEDDTVPEWETQAQ; encoded by the coding sequence ATGTTGGCGAATTTCGCGTCCGTCTTCAGCTTGATGCTATCCACGCTTCTGATGATGGTGGCCTTCGGCCTGCAGAGCTACGTCATTCCGGTGCGCTCGGTCGCAGAGGACTGGTCGACACTCACCGTATCGGTTTTCGCGACGGGCTATACGTTGGGCTTCACCCTCTCCTGCGTCGTCACGCCGAAATTCGTCCTGCGCGTCGGACATGTCCGCGTCTTCACAGCGCTGATGACGCTGCTTTCGGTTGCGATCCTGATGTGCGGCCTCATTGTCGATTGGCGCGCCTGGATCGGCTTCCGCGCCGTGTCCGGATTTGCCATTGCCGGCAGCTATCTCGTCATCGAAAGCTGGCTGAACGAGCGTGTGACGAACGAAAACCGCGGTCTCCTCTTCTCGCTCTATCTGATCACCACCATGATCGGAACGATCGCCGGCCAGTATCTGGTGCCGCTCGGCGATCCGACCAACACGTCCCTGTTCATCCTGTGCGGCGTGCTGTTCTCGCTCGCGCTCCTGCCGACGGCGCTCTCATCCTCGCCGATGCCGGCGGCGCCGACGCAGGCGAATTTCGACCTGCCGGGTCTTTTCCGCCGCTCACCCGTCGCAGTCGTCGGCGGCTTTCTCGCTGGCGCGCTCTCCGGCGCCTGGCTCAATCTCGGCGGCGTCTTCACGCAGAAGATCGGCCTTTCGACCTCGGAGGGCGCGACCTTGCTCGCCGCGGTGCTTGCCGGCAGCGCCCTTTCCCAGATCCCGATCGGCCGGGCCTCTGATCGGATGGACCGGCGCATCGTCATGATCGCCTGCGGACTCTTTGGCTTCGTCTCCTGTCTCGTCACGGCGCTCGCAATCGGCAGCGGCGCTTGGATCCTCTACGCCCTTGCCGGCTGCGTCGGCATGGTGCTTTTCCCGATCTATGCGCTGAACGTCGCCCACGCCAACGACCTCGCGCAGCCAGACGAATTTGTGAAGATCTCGTCAGGGCTGATGATCACCTACGGCCTCGGCACAATATCCGGCCCATTGGTCGTCGGTCCGGTTATGGACGCGTTCGGCCCCGCCGCACTGTTCATCGTGCTCGCGGTCTATTTTGCGCTCTATGCCGGTTATGCGGCCTGGCGAATCGGGCAGCGCGAGCAGCACGAGGGCCTCGTCGCCAAAACCGATTTCCAAGCGACGACCGTCCTGCCGACGCCTGGCCCGGACGTGACGAACCCGCTCGCCCAGCAGGAAGCTGGTCCGATCATCGAGGATGATACAGTCCCCGAATGGGAGACGCAGGCGCAATAG
- the pepN gene encoding aminopeptidase N: MRTNTGQIVHLEDYRPTDFVLERVDLTFELDPKETKVEARLIFHRREGANPSAPLVLDGDELTMTGLLLDQEEIPAALYDVLDDTLKIRGLPETAPFEITVTTVLSPESNTKLMGLYRTSNVYCTQCEAEGFRRITYFPDRPDVLAVYTVNIIADKATAPLLLSNGNYLGGADLGDGRHFASWFDPHPKPSYLFALVAGDLGVVEDKFMTASGREVALKIYVEHGKEPRAAYAMDALKRAMKWDEEVFGREYDLDIFMIVAVSDFNMGAMENKGLNVFNDKYVLADPETATDTDYANIEAIIAHEYFHNWTGNRITCRDWFQLCLKEGLTVYRDHEFSADMRSRVVKRIAEVRHLKSEQFPEDAGPLAHPVRPAQYREINNFYTTTVYEKGSEVTRMIATILGRDLFKKGMDLYFDRHDGQAVTIEDFIACFEDASGRDLSQFSLWYEQAGTPLVSASGSYDTAAQTFTLALEQTVPPTPGQSAKRPMHIPLRVGLLLEDGSEATLKRASGADVTGDVIHLTERRQTVVFSGIPSRPVPSFNRGFSAPINVHIEQSAEDRALIARHEVDLFARWQALNAMALDNLVEAAGEARGARPITCDELLVEGLLAAAGDDRLEPAFRSQVLSLPSEADIAREIGHDNDPDAIHAGRQAILSAIAASGRSTFERLADDMALPGPFRPDATSAGQRSLRNAALSYLVYGDGRPERAADAFHSANNMTDLSLALTLLAQRFPDAEETAEALAAFKKRFADNALVIDKWFAIQATIPGPATLDRVKTLMSDPLFNASNPNRVRSLVGTYAFSNPTGFNRADGEGYRFLARQILAIDPRNPQLAARILTSMRSWRSLEQTRAEHARGALKEIAAASSLSADVSDIVERMLQDEGRA, from the coding sequence ATGCGGACAAATACCGGCCAGATCGTTCATCTGGAAGATTACCGACCGACCGATTTCGTTCTTGAGAGGGTGGACCTGACGTTCGAGCTCGACCCGAAGGAGACGAAAGTCGAGGCACGTCTGATCTTCCATCGACGCGAAGGCGCCAACCCCTCCGCCCCCCTGGTGCTCGACGGCGACGAACTGACCATGACCGGTCTTTTGCTCGATCAGGAGGAAATACCCGCTGCACTTTACGATGTGCTGGACGATACGCTGAAGATCCGCGGACTGCCGGAGACGGCCCCTTTCGAGATTACGGTGACGACAGTCCTGTCGCCGGAATCCAACACCAAGCTGATGGGGCTCTATCGTACAAGCAATGTCTATTGCACGCAGTGCGAGGCTGAAGGCTTTCGCCGCATCACTTATTTTCCCGACCGCCCGGATGTGCTCGCCGTCTATACGGTCAACATCATTGCCGACAAGGCGACGGCGCCGCTCCTGCTTTCGAACGGCAACTATCTCGGCGGCGCCGACCTGGGCGACGGCCGCCATTTCGCTTCCTGGTTCGATCCGCACCCGAAGCCCAGCTACCTCTTCGCGCTGGTCGCTGGCGACCTGGGCGTCGTCGAAGACAAATTCATGACTGCTTCGGGCCGCGAAGTGGCGCTGAAGATCTATGTCGAGCACGGCAAGGAACCGCGCGCGGCCTACGCCATGGACGCGCTGAAACGCGCTATGAAATGGGACGAGGAAGTCTTCGGCCGCGAATACGATCTGGATATCTTCATGATCGTTGCCGTCTCCGATTTCAACATGGGCGCCATGGAGAATAAGGGGCTCAACGTATTCAACGACAAATACGTGCTCGCCGATCCGGAAACGGCGACCGATACGGATTACGCCAATATCGAAGCGATCATCGCGCATGAGTATTTCCACAATTGGACGGGAAACCGCATCACCTGCCGCGACTGGTTCCAGCTCTGCCTGAAAGAGGGCCTGACCGTCTACCGCGACCACGAATTCTCCGCCGACATGCGCTCGCGCGTCGTCAAGCGCATCGCCGAGGTGCGGCACCTGAAATCGGAACAATTTCCGGAGGATGCTGGGCCGCTCGCCCATCCGGTCCGGCCGGCGCAATATCGCGAGATCAACAACTTCTATACGACGACGGTCTATGAAAAAGGCTCCGAGGTGACGCGTATGATCGCCACGATCCTCGGACGCGATCTCTTCAAGAAGGGCATGGATCTCTATTTCGATCGCCATGACGGCCAGGCCGTGACGATCGAGGACTTCATCGCCTGCTTCGAGGATGCAAGCGGACGAGACCTCAGCCAGTTCTCTCTCTGGTACGAGCAGGCCGGCACGCCTTTGGTCAGCGCTTCCGGATCCTACGACACGGCCGCGCAGACCTTCACCCTTGCCCTGGAACAGACGGTGCCGCCGACGCCTGGCCAATCCGCCAAGAGGCCGATGCACATCCCGCTCCGCGTGGGCCTGCTTCTTGAGGACGGTAGCGAGGCCACCTTGAAACGCGCTTCGGGTGCGGACGTCACCGGCGACGTAATCCACCTGACGGAACGGAGGCAGACAGTCGTCTTCTCCGGCATTCCGTCGCGCCCCGTCCCCTCGTTCAACCGCGGCTTTTCCGCGCCCATCAATGTCCACATCGAACAGAGCGCCGAGGACCGGGCCCTGATCGCCCGCCACGAGGTCGATCTTTTCGCCCGCTGGCAGGCGCTGAACGCGATGGCATTGGACAATCTGGTCGAAGCTGCTGGCGAAGCTCGCGGGGCACGACCGATCACCTGCGACGAGTTGCTCGTCGAGGGTCTGCTGGCCGCCGCCGGCGACGATCGGTTGGAGCCGGCCTTCCGCTCGCAGGTCCTCTCCCTTCCAAGCGAGGCCGACATCGCCCGCGAGATCGGCCACGACAACGATCCCGATGCTATTCACGCGGGCCGCCAGGCAATCCTGTCTGCCATTGCCGCGTCCGGCCGGAGCACCTTCGAGCGCCTTGCCGACGACATGGCATTGCCCGGCCCGTTCCGTCCGGATGCCACAAGCGCCGGCCAGCGTTCGCTCCGTAATGCGGCCCTTTCCTACCTCGTCTATGGCGACGGGCGGCCGGAAAGGGCGGCGGACGCTTTCCACTCTGCCAACAACATGACCGATCTGAGCCTGGCGCTGACACTGCTTGCACAGCGCTTCCCGGACGCGGAAGAGACGGCGGAGGCGCTAGCCGCCTTCAAGAAGCGCTTTGCCGACAATGCACTGGTCATCGACAAGTGGTTCGCCATCCAGGCGACTATCCCGGGTCCGGCCACTCTGGACCGGGTGAAGACGCTGATGTCTGACCCGCTTTTCAATGCCAGCAATCCCAACCGCGTGCGCTCCCTCGTCGGCACCTATGCCTTCTCCAATCCCACGGGCTTCAATCGCGCCGATGGCGAAGGCTATCGCTTCCTGGCGCGGCAGATCCTGGCGATCGACCCCCGCAATCCGCAGCTTGCGGCGCGCATCCTAACCTCGATGCGTTCATGGCGCTCGCTGGAGCAGACGAGAGCCGAACACGCTCGCGGCGCTCTCAAGGAAATCGCCGCGGCGTCAAGCCTCTCCGCCGATGTGAGCGACATCGTCGAGCGAATGTTGCAGGACGAAGGGCGGGCGTGA
- a CDS encoding DMT family transporter, whose protein sequence is MDADIHSPMKGILLKVLSVVVFLCMSTCIKAAGSDIATGQITFYRSAFAMVPILGYLAFRGQLRDAFKTTDITGHLGRGFVGILAMSFGFYGLVHLPLPEAIAIGYAMPLLAVAFAAFFLGEIVRLYRWTAVIIGLVGVLIITWPRLTLLEQGGFGESEALGAAAVLLSATFGAMAMVLVRKLVQKERTHTIVLYFSLSASLFSLATLPFGWAAMSWTSFLLLMVAGFCGGIAQILLTESYRHADMSTIAPFEYTSIVLGIVIGYFLFGDVPTATMLAGTAIVVGAGIFIIFRERRLGLERKGARKHMTPQG, encoded by the coding sequence ATGGATGCCGACATACATAGCCCGATGAAGGGAATTTTGCTCAAGGTCCTTTCCGTCGTCGTTTTCCTCTGCATGTCCACCTGCATCAAGGCCGCCGGCAGCGACATCGCGACGGGACAGATCACCTTCTATCGCTCTGCGTTTGCCATGGTGCCGATCCTCGGCTATCTCGCTTTCCGCGGTCAACTGCGCGATGCTTTCAAGACGACCGATATCACCGGCCACCTTGGACGCGGTTTCGTTGGCATACTGGCAATGAGCTTCGGCTTCTACGGGCTCGTGCATCTGCCGCTGCCGGAGGCGATCGCGATCGGCTACGCCATGCCGCTTCTCGCGGTGGCCTTTGCAGCGTTCTTTCTCGGCGAGATCGTGCGGCTTTACCGCTGGACAGCCGTCATCATCGGACTCGTCGGGGTATTGATCATCACCTGGCCACGGCTGACCTTGTTGGAGCAGGGGGGCTTCGGAGAATCCGAGGCGCTCGGTGCCGCGGCAGTCCTGCTGTCGGCAACCTTCGGGGCCATGGCAATGGTGCTCGTGCGCAAGCTGGTGCAGAAGGAGCGCACGCATACGATCGTTCTCTACTTCTCTCTTTCCGCCTCTCTCTTCTCGCTGGCGACGCTGCCCTTCGGCTGGGCCGCGATGTCGTGGACGTCTTTCCTGCTGCTGATGGTGGCAGGCTTTTGCGGGGGTATCGCGCAGATCCTGCTGACGGAGAGTTACCGCCACGCCGACATGTCGACCATAGCCCCGTTCGAATATACGTCCATCGTCCTCGGCATCGTCATTGGCTATTTCCTGTTCGGCGACGTGCCGACGGCGACCATGCTTGCCGGCACTGCGATCGTCGTCGGCGCCGGCATCTTCATCATTTTCCGCGAACGCCGGCTGGGACTGGAGCGGAAGGGCGCTCGTAAGCACATGACGCCGCAGGGATAA
- a CDS encoding electron transfer flavoprotein-ubiquinone oxidoreductase, giving the protein MTEVQELPERESMEFDVVIVGAGPAGLAAAIRLKQVNPELSVVVLEKGAEVGAHILSGAVVDPIGIDRLLPGWRDEPDHPFKTEVTDDHFLFLGPAGSIRLPNFLMPSLMNNHGNYIVSLGLVCRWLAAKAEELGVEIYPGFAATEVLYNDEGAVIGVATGDMGIERSGEPGPNFARGMALLGKYTLIGEGVRGSLAKQLIAKYKLDEGRDVPKFGIGLKELWEVKPENHKPGLVQHSFGWPLDMKTGGGSFLYHLEDNLVAVGFVVHLNYKNPYLYPFEEFQRFKTHPAIRGTFEGGKRLSYGARAITEGGWQSVPKLSFPGGALIGCSAGFVNVPRIKGSHNAVLSGILAAEKLADAIASGRANDEPVEIEKGWRDSAIGQDLKKVRNVKPLWSRFGTAIGVALGGLDMWTNTLFGLSFFGTLKHAKTDAASLEPAAKHQKIDYPKPDGVLTFDRLSSVFLSNTNHEEDQPIHLQVKDPELQKRSEHDVFAGPSTRYCPAGVYEWVEKDGQPTFVINAQNCVHCKTCDIKDPNQNINWVPPQGGEGPVYPNM; this is encoded by the coding sequence ATGACCGAGGTACAAGAACTTCCCGAGCGCGAGAGCATGGAATTCGACGTGGTGATCGTCGGAGCGGGTCCGGCCGGCCTTGCCGCAGCGATCCGGCTGAAGCAGGTCAATCCCGAACTCTCCGTCGTCGTCCTGGAGAAGGGCGCCGAGGTCGGCGCGCATATTCTGTCCGGCGCCGTCGTCGACCCGATCGGCATCGACCGGCTCTTGCCCGGCTGGCGTGACGAGCCGGATCATCCCTTCAAGACGGAAGTCACCGACGACCATTTCCTTTTCTTAGGTCCGGCCGGCTCGATCCGCCTGCCGAACTTCCTGATGCCGTCGCTGATGAACAATCACGGCAACTACATTGTATCGCTTGGGCTCGTCTGTCGCTGGCTCGCCGCCAAGGCGGAGGAACTCGGCGTCGAGATCTATCCGGGCTTTGCCGCCACCGAAGTGCTCTACAATGACGAGGGCGCGGTGATCGGGGTTGCCACCGGCGACATGGGCATCGAGCGCTCAGGCGAGCCGGGGCCGAACTTTGCCCGCGGCATGGCGCTCCTTGGCAAGTACACGCTGATCGGCGAGGGCGTGCGCGGTTCGCTCGCCAAGCAATTGATCGCCAAGTACAAACTCGACGAAGGTCGCGACGTGCCGAAATTCGGCATCGGGCTGAAAGAGCTTTGGGAGGTGAAGCCGGAGAACCATAAACCCGGCCTCGTGCAACACTCCTTCGGCTGGCCGCTCGACATGAAGACCGGTGGCGGCTCATTCCTCTACCACCTCGAGGACAATCTCGTCGCCGTCGGCTTCGTCGTTCATCTCAATTACAAGAACCCCTATCTCTACCCCTTCGAGGAATTCCAGCGCTTCAAGACGCACCCGGCGATCCGCGGCACCTTTGAAGGCGGCAAGCGTCTCTCCTATGGCGCCCGTGCCATCACCGAGGGCGGCTGGCAATCGGTGCCGAAGCTGTCCTTCCCCGGCGGCGCGCTGATCGGCTGCTCGGCCGGCTTCGTCAACGTGCCGCGCATCAAGGGCAGCCACAATGCAGTGCTGTCCGGCATTCTCGCGGCAGAAAAGCTGGCGGATGCAATCGCGAGCGGCCGCGCCAATGACGAGCCGGTCGAGATCGAGAAGGGCTGGCGCGACAGCGCCATCGGCCAGGATCTGAAAAAGGTGAGAAACGTCAAGCCGCTATGGTCGCGCTTCGGCACGGCGATCGGCGTCGCGCTCGGCGGCCTCGACATGTGGACGAATACGCTTTTCGGTTTGTCCTTCTTCGGCACGCTGAAGCACGCCAAGACCGATGCGGCCTCGCTGGAACCGGCGGCGAAACACCAGAAGATCGACTACCCGAAGCCGGATGGGGTTCTGACTTTCGACCGGCTGTCGTCGGTGTTCCTGTCGAACACCAATCACGAGGAGGATCAGCCGATCCACCTGCAGGTCAAGGACCCCGAACTGCAGAAGCGCTCCGAACACGATGTCTTTGCCGGCCCCTCGACGCGCTACTGTCCGGCCGGCGTCTATGAATGGGTCGAGAAGGATGGGCAGCCGACCTTCGTCATCAACGCCCAGAACTGCGTCCACTGCAAGACCTGCGACATCAAGGACCCGAACCAGAACATCAACTGGGTGCCGCCCCAAGGGGGCGAAGGCCCGGTCTATCCGAACATGTAA
- a CDS encoding ABC transporter permease, with protein MEWLTKFPHMDDDRLRQLKKLIDDGFRTFTRAYGDAIESFFEPLQFFLIQSERFLTRTPWPVILILIALIAWFASRNWKIVAGCVGTMLAIGYFDMWDDTMKTISMIFVCTVLSIAIGIPIGIIMSRSDRFQSVVNPVLDVMQTMPSFVYLIPVVMLLGIGKVPGLIAVVIYAIPPMIRLTNLGIRLVDKDVLEAADAFGSSNWQKLKNVQMPLALPTIMAGINQTIMMALAMVVIASMIGVQGLGQPVLKAIANQYFTLGIFNGMAIVGIAIIFDRVSQAYGRRLQRHLEIVHG; from the coding sequence ATGGAATGGTTGACCAAATTTCCGCACATGGACGACGATCGGCTTCGACAACTCAAGAAACTGATCGATGACGGGTTCCGGACTTTCACGCGCGCCTATGGCGACGCCATCGAGAGCTTTTTCGAACCGCTGCAGTTCTTTCTGATCCAGTCCGAGCGCTTTCTGACGCGCACGCCTTGGCCGGTCATTCTGATCCTGATCGCGCTTATCGCCTGGTTTGCGAGCCGCAATTGGAAGATCGTCGCCGGCTGCGTCGGCACCATGCTGGCCATCGGCTATTTCGACATGTGGGACGACACGATGAAGACGATCTCGATGATTTTCGTCTGTACCGTGCTGTCGATCGCCATCGGCATTCCGATAGGGATCATCATGTCGCGCTCCGACCGGTTCCAGAGCGTGGTCAATCCGGTGCTCGACGTGATGCAGACGATGCCAAGCTTCGTCTACCTCATTCCCGTCGTGATGCTGCTTGGCATCGGCAAGGTGCCGGGCCTGATCGCCGTCGTCATCTACGCCATTCCGCCGATGATCCGCCTCACCAATCTCGGCATTCGCCTGGTCGACAAGGACGTGCTCGAGGCGGCGGACGCTTTCGGCTCTTCCAACTGGCAAAAGCTGAAAAACGTCCAGATGCCGCTGGCTCTGCCGACGATCATGGCCGGCATCAACCAGACGATCATGATGGCTCTCGCCATGGTGGTCATTGCCTCGATGATCGGCGTTCAGGGCCTGGGCCAGCCGGTCCTGAAGGCGATTGCCAACCAGTACTTCACGCTCGGCATCTTCAATGGCATGGCCATCGTCGGCATTGCCATCATTTTCGACCGCGTCAGCCAGGCCTATGGACGCCGTCTGCAGCGGCATCTCGAAATCGTCCACGGCTGA
- a CDS encoding ABC transporter substrate-binding protein → MNKLLATTFLAAGLLGLGSAASAAECGDVTIANMNWQSAEVLANVDKFILTEGYGCNAELVVGDTVPTITSMIEKGEPDIAPEGWVDLLPDVVNRGLEEGKIVGAALALSDGGVQGWWMPKYIADEHPDIKTIDDVLKHKELFPAPEDPSKGAIYNGPQGWGGTVVTTQLYKAYDADEAGFTLVDTGSAAGLDGSIAKAYERKEGWVGYYWAPTALLGKYEMVKLDHGVPADPAEWKRCNTVADCPDPKKNDWPKDKVQTLVTKEFAERAGPVMDYLNTRAWPNDVVNKLMAWMTDNQASGEEGAEHFLEENEEIWTKWVSPEVAEKVKAAL, encoded by the coding sequence ATGAACAAACTTCTTGCGACGACATTTCTTGCCGCTGGCCTGCTCGGGCTGGGCAGCGCTGCCTCGGCAGCGGAATGCGGCGACGTGACGATCGCCAACATGAACTGGCAGAGTGCCGAGGTTCTTGCTAACGTCGACAAATTCATCTTGACGGAAGGCTACGGTTGCAATGCCGAGCTGGTCGTTGGCGACACGGTGCCGACCATCACCTCGATGATCGAGAAGGGCGAGCCGGACATTGCGCCGGAAGGCTGGGTCGATCTTCTGCCGGATGTCGTCAATCGCGGTCTCGAGGAAGGCAAGATCGTCGGCGCGGCGCTTGCGCTTTCCGACGGCGGCGTCCAGGGCTGGTGGATGCCGAAATACATCGCCGACGAGCATCCGGACATCAAGACGATCGACGACGTGCTGAAGCACAAGGAGCTCTTCCCGGCTCCCGAAGATCCGAGCAAGGGTGCCATTTACAACGGTCCGCAGGGCTGGGGCGGCACCGTGGTAACGACGCAGCTCTACAAGGCCTATGACGCCGACGAGGCAGGCTTTACGCTTGTGGATACCGGTTCTGCCGCCGGCCTCGACGGTTCGATCGCCAAGGCCTACGAGCGCAAGGAAGGCTGGGTCGGCTATTACTGGGCTCCGACGGCGCTGCTCGGCAAGTATGAGATGGTCAAGCTCGACCACGGCGTTCCCGCCGATCCTGCCGAGTGGAAGCGCTGCAACACGGTTGCGGATTGCCCGGACCCGAAGAAGAACGATTGGCCGAAGGACAAGGTCCAGACGCTGGTGACGAAGGAGTTCGCCGAACGCGCCGGACCTGTCATGGATTACCTCAATACCCGCGCCTGGCCCAACGACGTGGTCAACAAGCTGATGGCCTGGATGACGGACAATCAGGCGAGCGGCGAGGAGGGTGCCGAGCACTTCCTCGAGGAGAATGAGGAGATCTGGACCAAGTGGGTTTCCCCGGAGGTCGCCGAAAAGGTCAAGGCCGCCCTCTGA